The genome window TTGCCGACATTCTCGATCAGGTCTATGACAACGAGAGCGAAGCTGACGAACACGGGCCCGGTGGCACAACAACTGCCGGAGGCGGTGCACAAACATCTGCTAACGGGAATGGTCAGAAGGTTCAGTCAACCTCTTCATTAACGTCCGACGCTGCACTGGCCGGGGACCAAGAACCGGATTACACAGAAATGACCCGCGACGACCTTGTTCGCCTCCGCGACGATTTAACCCGACAAATGGGCGACGCCGCGAGAGACCTGAAATTCGAACTCGCCGCGCGGCTCCGTGACGAACTTGTTGGCGTCAAGAAAGAACTCAAGGAAATCACCGAAGCCGGAGTTGAATAGTGTCAACAGCCCAGTGGCTTCAGCCCGCGCAATGTCACTGAGTGAAGTACAACGAAGTGACGTACCATAAAAGCTAAGGTTACTGTCGACATCGTCGACAAATGAGGTTGGGAAGGTAGAAATGAGCAAATACTCGACAATCGTTGTTGGTACAGACGGGTCTCAGTCGTCGCTTCTCGCAGTCGAGCGAGCAGCCGAAATCGCAGCGGCCTTGGACGCCACAGTAACCATCGGTTGCGCCTACTACGAAAACCAAGAAGAAGCCTCGAAGACCCTCCGCCAAGATTCCGTTACCGTCCTTGGCGACGACCCCGCACGTAAAAACCTAGAAAGTGCGGTAGAAGCGGCGCGCCGGGTCGGTGCAACCAACATTGAAACGGCAGTTCGGAAGGGAACGCCGGTCGAAGCGCTCATGGCCATCGTGAAAGAAGTCGACGCCGATCTCCTGGTGGTGGGAAACCGAGGAATTAACTCTCTGACCGGACGATTGTTGGGATCGGTTCCAGCCGACGTGGCTCGTCAATCAAATTGCGATGTTATGATCGTCCACACGGTTGACTAAGACTTAGCTAAAACATGATGTAGACGAAGCCAGTACGTCGTTTCCAGCCAGGATTGGCTCCTTGTCCACTACACCTGATTGGGTGCCAAAACAAAGCATCCTCTTGCCGTGGGTTTTCTTCGGTATAAGATCGACCCATGCTCCCCACTGGATTGTCTCGTAATATCCGCCGACGTTTGTATGGTGCTGTTTTAGCAGCATCGATGATGTGCCTGCCGGCTCTGCAAGCACCACAAATGTTGCCACGTGCTGCAGCTGCTCCAGCGGGGCAGGGGTGTGTTCCCTTTGCGAATGCGGCTGTGAAGTGCTCTGTTCATTCCGCCACGATGAACCGGGATATTTCTGTAGTCATCCGTCCATCGCATACTGCCAACAACCCGCGTGTGGTCCAGTTCTTGGGCGGCATGGGCATTAAAAATGACACGAATGAGTGGCTGACCGATGGGCGCGCTTTAGAGCATATGGACTCGACGGATGCCACCTTGGTGTTCCCAGCGGGGGATTCGGCAAGTCTGTATACCGACTGGGATCATCCCACCGCTGATGGCAGGGTATTTAAATACAAGACTTTTCTTTCTGAAGAATTACCCGCATATCTTGCTAACAATTTCGGCGTTCCAGGTGGGGGAGCCGGGCATACATTAGTCACCGGCATCTCAGCGGGAGCCTGGGGTGCGATGGGCTTGGCCGCTCAACGTCCCGATTTTTACCGCAGCGTTCTTGCCATGTCTGGCTTCTACGATTCCAGGATGCCCGACCAGTGGTTAACCACCGACCTCCAGCCTCTCCTGACGGAGGGCGTGAACACTGTGCCCTGGTTCAATCTGGCTAATCGACGGGCGGCTAATCCCTCGGAGAATCTACAGAATTTGACGATGCCCATCATCGTGACGTCGGCTTCAGGTGTGATCAATCCTCTTGCCGATTACGGCGATAACCTGGTCGGCGCCGTCACTGAAGGTATCCCGATGGAAGCGGGGGCGACCGTCCAAACAGCGGAATTCGTCGCCCAGGCCCGCGCAGCAGGTGTCAACATTGATTACCGCCTGGATCCTATAGGCGTTCATGGTTGGGACACGTGGTCACGGATGGCGTGGGATCAAGGTGTGATGAATCAAGCGCTTTCGAACATCGGCTGACCCGAGTACACCACGGTGAGACCCTGGGTCGCCCGTGTGGCAGCAACATAGAGATCCTGAAATCCCTGGACCGCCGTATATGCAATATCTTCAGGTTCGATGATGACTACTTCGTCAAATTCCAACCCCTTCGTTTCCGACGGATCCAAGATACTCACCGATTGATCCAGGTCCGATTGTTGTACAGCCTGGTCGATACAGGAATGAAGATCAGGGTTGTTTGCCGCAGTGACAATCGCAATAGTGCGCTCTGACGATATTGCTCCTGCAACCTCAGAAATGACATGTTGCAGTTTGTCGACAACAGGGGTTCGCACCTGACCGTGATCCGAATCAGCCGACTCATGGTGCGCGCTTTCAGCGTCAGTGGCACGGCACGATTCCAACTCGGGTACATACACCATCGTGGGCCGTCGGCCATTCGAACGAATAGCAGTGTCCGACGAAGTATCAGGCGCCACATGATGGCGTATGTGGTCAACGACGTCGGTGATCTCTTTGGGAGTCCGGTAGTTAATCGTCAGCCGATGATGGTGCCACCGCGACTGGACGAACGGCTCCAGCGTGTCCGACCATGATTCCACCCCAGCTGGGCTTCCTGTTTGCGCGGTGTCGCCGACCAAGGTCATCCAGTGGTTAGGGCACCGACGCATCACCATCCGCCACTCCATCGCCGAGAGCTCTTGCGCTTCATCGACGACGACATGCCCGTAGGACCACAGTCGGTCTTCCTGAGCACGCTCGGCCGTCGTCCGATCATCCCGGACACGTTGGCGTTCCGCCAGCGCAGCAGCATCAAGAATGTCGTAGGCCATGAGTATTTCGGGATCGAATTGATCATCAACGTCTTGGGACGCCGACCCAGCCAAAATATCGAGGGCGTCCTGCGCCTCAGCTATACGTTTGGATCGCTCGCGCTCTTCCTTCGCTCTCTGTTCGTCGATATCCGCAAGGCCAATAATCGTTGCGAGCTCATCCAGAAGAGCAGCGTCTGAGGTGGAAAAACTCCGCCCGTCAGCTCTGCGGAGAGCCTCACGCGTGAGATCGTCATAATCATTAGTCGCGTGCTGCAGCGCGCTCTCGTCACTGAAGAGGGTTGCGAGCACGTCGATGGGATCCAGCTCGGGCCACAGACTATCCATCAATTCGATGACTGCAGGTTCCTCTTCCAGATCTTCCCGCAGCGCAACCTGGTCACCGGCGTCAAGGAGATTATTCCCGCCTAATGGGTCTTCGCCAATTTGATCGGCAAAGGCGTCGGCGAGAAGGTCCAGGAATTTGTCTTGAAAAATACCGCGCGCCTGATTGTGTGCTTTTCGCGAACGACGAGCCCGCGTCCGCGCAGCTCGAACCATCGCGGGCGTGACGTCCAGGTGATGGCCATCCACACTTAACGACGTCGTTTCGTCGGGGACGAGCTGATAGTTCTTCACGGCATTAGTCAGGATCTCCACCATTTCAATGGATCCTTTGACTTCTCTACTGAGCTCAGAGTCAATTCGCGACGACGTTACTCCGGGGTAGAGATCGCCGATGGTCGACAGAACGACGCCACCTTCGCCCAGCGTCGGTAGAACGCGGGAAATGTAGTCAATAAATGTCCTATTGGGCCCGATGACTAACACGCCGGTGGGAGAGAGGACGTCTCGCCATGTGTACAGCAGATATGCGACACGGTGGAGGGCTACTGCCGTTTTCCCAGTTCCGGGGCCACCTTCCACAACGGTGACTCCGCGGTAAGGATCACGGATGATGGTATCTTGCTCACGCTGAATTGTTGCGACGATGTCAGTCATATGCCCGGTGCGGGCGGCGTTGAGCGCTGAGAGCAGCGGGGATTCGTCGCCTGCACCACGTGGGGATGAGTCCGCGTTAACGCCATCCGCGTTGAGCGCTTCAGCGTCAAGGTACTCGTCAGTGACTCCCGTTACCGTGCGTCCGTTCGTCTGCAAGTGGCGTCGCAGGGCCACACCTTCCGGGTGTGCAGTCGTCGCCAAGTAATAGGGCCGTGCCCCCGGGGCGCGCCAATCCATGAGGAGAGTCCGATAATCGTCATCCTTATCGGACAACCCGATCCGCCCGATGTAGCGTCGATCCAGCTCAGGGTTGTCAGGAGATGGGTTTTCCGGTTCCTCGCCATCGGTTTCGACAACATCGATACGGCCGAAACACAGGCCAATTTCGGCTGAGGACAGCATGGTAAGCCGGTCATGCAACGTGCTATATGCCGTTTCTCGCTCGACGAGGCCACGAGGATCATGAGTACGCCGGCGTAGAACTGAACTCAGTTTTTCCTCAGAGAGTCGACGTTCACGATCGACGTAGGTGAAGAGTGAGTCGAGAACACGCTGCTCATAGGCGATGGCGGATTGTTCAGAATCGGTCGTGGGGGTTCCCACTTTTTCTCCAATAAACGTAGGGGTCTTTCGAAGTAATCATCCGTGACGGATCAACCCCGTGGGCGTGAGAACTGTTCGCCCACGGGGTAGGTTGCGTTGATCACCACCCACGCTCACGCCATTCGGCGAGATGAGGATATTCGGCACCCAGTGTTGTATCGTCCCCATGGCCCGGGTGGATACAGGTTGACCCATCATACACATCGAAGAGCTTGCGGGTGACGTCGTCTAATAAATGGTTGAAGGCCTCCGGCGACGACGTTTTTCCGACCCCGCCGGGGAAAAGAGAATCGCCAGTGAAAACGTGAACGGGCGCTTTAATACCGAGCGAAGATTGCGGGTCACAGGCTATGGCCAGGCCCTCACGAGTGTGGCCATGGAGAGTAATACCGGACAAGTGAAGGCCGGCTAGCTTCTCGCTGGCGAGGTCTAACCTTTCTCCATCCTTGGCGACGCGGTCAGCATCGGCAGGTAAATCAGGTGCATCCCCGGCGGACGCATGATGCCGTGCCCCAGTCTGCTGGAGAACCTCTTGGAGGGCTCCGACGTGATCATAGTGTGAATGTGTAGTGATAACGTCCGTTATTTTCACGCCTGCGGCATCGGCGAGATCGAGGAGGAAAGGCGCGTCAGTTGCCGCATCAATGAGGACCGCATCGTTATCCACTGCCAGGAGATAGCAGGAATTGTCCATGGATCCGACGGAGGTTTTGATAATGGATACGACGCTTGCCTCGGATGAGGAGGGTTTTCCGTCGCGGGTTTGAGGTGGGGCTTCATAGACCAATCGTTGAGCTTGCCGAGGGCCGTCAATATGCCCTGTGTACGAGCCAAAAACTATGCGTTCGTTGGTACGAGCTGCCGCGTTATGCGTGTCTGCGTGTGACGTTTCCGAGTTTTCTGGAGTGTTGTTGGAAGTACTCATGCGTCCACCCTAGGTCTTTTCCATGACGTTGTGTGCGGGGTGGCCTGTACTGGTCGTAGAATAGCGCGGTATTCGTTTCACAAACCATTAATGAGCGGTATAAGAAGGGAAATCTGTGGCAGATCGACTGATCGTCCGGGGAGCCAGTGAACATAACTTAAAAGGTGTTGATATCGATTTACCTCGAGACGAACTCATCGTTTTCACGGGTTTATCCGGATCCGGTAAATCATCCCTTGCCTTCGATACGATTTTTGCTGAGGGGCAGCGTCGTTATGTCGAGTCATTGAGCTCTTATGCCCGTCAGTTCCTTGGCCAGATGGAGAAACCGGCGGTCGATTTTATTGAGGGACTCTCACCAGCTGTTTCCATTGACCAGAAGTCAACGAACCATAACCCGCGTTCAACGGTGGGGACGATCACCGAAGTTTATGATTATCTCCGGCTTTTCTACGCGCGCATCGGCATCCCGCACTGCCCGACCTGTGGTGCGGTTATTGAGCGCCAGACACCGCAACAAATTGTTGACCAGATTATGGATATGGAGCAAGGTCTCCGCTTCCAAATCTTGGCTCCGGTTGTCCGGACACGAAAAGGGGAGTTTGTTGACTTATTCGAGAACCTTTCAGCACAGGGATATGTTCGTGTCCGTGTAGATGGAACGACTTATCACATTTCCGATGTCCCTAAATTGGAAAAACAGGTCAAACATAATATCGAAGTTGTTATTGACCGTCTGTCAGTAAAGCCGACTCAGAAGCAGCGGTTAACTGATTCTGTCGAAACCGCATTGAATCTTGCTGATGGGGTAGTCATCTTTGATTTTGTTTCCTTAGGTGATGACCATCCTTATCGTTTCCGACGTTTTAGTGAGAAGATGGCATGCCCGAATGGTCATCCATTAGCTATTGATGAACTGGAACCGAGAACGTTCTCGTTCAACTCCCCATACGGAGCTTGTCCCGAATGCGATGGGTTGGGGAGCAAGTTGACTGTTGATGAATCATTAGTGATTCCTGATGATACGAAGCCACTGGTCGAAGCTATCGCGCCGTGGGTGAGTAACCATTCAACGTTCTATTCGAAAATGGTGGAGGCAATAGCCCAGCAGTTGGGGGTTTCTCCGAGCACGCCGTGGAAAGACCTGACCGCGTCCCAGAAGCGGACGATCATGCATGGATCGAATCATCAGATTTCCATTCGTTATCGCAATGCTTATCGGAGGGTAAGGAAATATAGCGCGCCGTTTGAAGGGGTCATGCCATTTCTTCATCGGCGGATAGACCAGGCAGAGTCTGATTCGCAAAAACAGCGGTTCACGGCATATATGCGTGAGGTACCGTGCCCGAAGTGCCATGGGGCCCGTTTAAAGCCCGAGGTCCTCTCGGTCAAGATCGCTGGAGATTCTTCGGATGGCACCAATCAGGAGTTATCCATCGCGGAGCTTAGTGATTTATCTATCTCTGACGCTTCGGTGTTCTTAAATTCGTTAACGCTCTCCTCCCGTGAGGAAATGATTTCCGGCCGAGTGCTCAAGGAAGTCCAGGCGCGACTGACTTTCCTTCTCGACGTCGGACTGGAGTATCTCTCACTATCTCGTTCGGCTGGAACCCTTTCAGGTGGAGAAGCTCAACGTATTCGCTTAGCGACGCAGATCGGCTCAGGCCTGGCGGGCGTGCTCTACGTTCTTGACGAGCCTTCGATCGGACTCCATCAGCGCGATAATCAACGATTGATCGCCACTCTGGAACAGCTTCGCGATCTTGGAAATACTCTCATCGTTGTCGAGCACGATGAGGAAACGATTCGTACAGCGGATTGGCTGGTCGATATTGGTCCGCGTGCTGGTGAATATGGTGGGGAAGTAGTCTATCAGGGCCGACCGGATGGTATCGAGAAGTGTAAGAACTCGTTAACGGGTGACTATTTGTCCCGTCGAAGGGTGTTGGCCGTTCCGGACAAGCGTCGAGAACTTGATAAAGACCGTCACATTACAGTCATTGAGGCTAAGGAAAATAATCTTAAAAACATCGATGTGTCTTTCCCACTCGGTGTTTTGACCGTCGTCACTGGGGTATCAGGGTCAGGTAAGTCGTCTTTGGTGAATGGTGTCCTGGCATCGACATTGCAGAGAGATTTGAACGGTGCTCGCGTCGTTCCTGGCCGTCACCGTCGGATTGAGGGGCTGGATCAGCTGGACAAGTTGGTGCAGGTTGATCAGAGTCCGATCGGTCGGACACCGCGGTCAAATCCTGCGACATATACGGGAGTTTTTGACAAGATTCGTAATCTTTTCGCCGAAACACAAGAGGCAAAAGTGCGCGGCTATAAAGCCGGTCGTTTTTCCTTCAATGTTAAAGGCGGTCGGTGCGAAGCATGTCGAGGCGATGGGACAATCAAGATTGAAATGAATTTCCTCCCCGACGTGTATGTCCCGTGTGAAGTCTGTCATGGCGCGCGGTATAACCGGGAAACTCTTGAGGTCAAATATAAGGGCAAAAACATTGCCGAAGTCCTCGATATGCCCATTTCTGAGGCTGCCGACTTCTTTGAACCGATCACCTCTATCCACCGGTATCTCGCAACTCTTGTCGACGTTGGTCTGGGTTATGTCCGTTTGGGGCAGTCGGCAACGACGTTGTCCGGTGGTGAAGCTCAGCGCGTTAAATTAGCTTCCGAACTGCAAAAACGCTCTCGTGGGCGGACGGTTTATATCCTTGATGAGCCAACGACCGGGTTGCATTTTGAAGATATTCGGAAGCTCATGCTCGTGATTCAAGGTCTCGTAGATAAAGGGAACTCCGTCATCGTTATCGAGCACAACCTAGATGTCATCAAGATGGCAGATTGGGTCATCGATATGGGGCCAGAAGGCGGTGCCGGCGGTGGACGTGTCGTTGATCAGGGGACGCCTGAAGATCTCGTGGATCGTCGGGAAGAAACCGGTTCCTATACCGCGAAATATTTGGCGGATATGCTCCCTAGAAATAGTAAATAATTGGAGCCACAGCCGAGTTACAGACCGGTCGGTCTAACTGATTGGGATCGGGGTTTCTATACTCGATCCCATGAAATTGTTGAAACACATCACTGAGGCAGTTGGTGATACGCCCCTAGTGCAGCTGCAGTCTGTTGTTCCGGATGGAGCAGGCTTAGTTGCTGCCAAAATTGAATACCTTAACCCGGGCGGAAGTTCTAAGGACCGCATAGCGAAAAAGATTATCGATGCTGCGGAAAAAGAGGGAAAACTCAAGCCCGGCGGAACCATTATTGAACCGACGTCGGGAAACACCGGAGTCGGTTTAGCCATGGTTGCCCAAGAACGCGGGTACCAGTGCATCTTTGTCTGCCCCGACAAAGTGGGTAAAGACAAAATCGATGTTCTGCGTGCCTACGGTGCCGAAGTCGTCGTGTGCCCGACGGCCGTAGAGCCCGATAGTCCTGACTCGTATTATTCAGTGTCAGATCGTCTTGTTTCCGAAACGCCCGGAGCCTTTAAACCTGATCAGTATTCCAACCCCAATGGGCCGGCTAGCCATTATGAATCCACCGGCCCAGAAATTTGGCGGGATATGGACGGGGAAATTACTCACTTCGTAGCAGGAGTGGGCACCGGTGGAACAATTACGGGCACGGGCCGTTTCCTCAAAGAGGTTTCGAACGGAGCAGTCAAAGTCATTGGTGCTGATCCCGAGGGCTCGGTCTATTCGGGTGGTTCCGGACGCCCGTATCTCATCGAAGGAGTCGGTGAGGACATGTGGCCCGACGCCTACGACCGCAACCTCCCCGATGAGATAATTTCCGTGACTGACGCTGAAGCCTTTGCGATGACGCGTCGCTTAGCAAGGGAGGAAGGTCTTTTAGTCGGTGGATCGTCGGGAATGGCCGTTGTTGCCGCAATAAAGGTTGCTCAACGGGATCCGGACGCCAAAATTGTTGTTCTTTTGCCTGACGGTGGCCGGGGATACTTAGGCAAGATTTTCAATGACGAGTGGATGCTTTCGTATGGTTTCGATACCGGACGCCCCCGTGAACAAGAAGAGCCGACGATAGCCGACATCCTTCGCCGTAAGAATGATTCAGCCTCGTCGCTTCCCGCTTTCGTTCATACTCACCCGAATGAGACCATCCGTGATGCCATCAATATTTTGCGGGAATTCAACGTATCGCAGATGCCAGTCCTAGGGGCCGAACCTCCGATTGTGGTGGGAGAAATTCGTGGCGCTGTCACCGAAAGAGGCCTGCTACGAGCTGTGTACGAGGATGGTCATTCGTTGTCGGATTCGGTGTCGTCCGTGATGGAGGACGCCATGCCCCTCGTCGGCGATCAAGAGCGAGCATCTGAAGCGATCAAGCAACTAGAAAGTGTGGATTCACTGATGGTTCTCGCTGACGGTGTTCCGGTTGGAGTGGTAACTCGTCAAGATCTGCTTGGTTTCGCCAAAAAGTAAAGCATATAAAGAGCGAAGCCTAGTGGGAATAAAACCAATACGTTCTGAAGAAAGGGAAAACATGAGTGACATAGAAAAGGGAGACGCTCGAGACCGAGGATTGGAGACGTCTGCCGTTCACGCAGGGTGGACGCCGGAGGCTGCAACCGGAGCAGTTAATCCACCTATTTATGCAACGTCTACCTATGCCCAAGACGGAGTCGGTGGACTGCGCGGCGGTTATGAGTATTCCAGGACGGGAAACCCAACCCGCACTGCATTAGAAAAAGCAATCGCTGAGCTAGAGCGGGGCAAGTACGGACGTGCCTTTGGCTCCGGAATGGCGGCTAGTGACGCAGTTTTGCGGGCCATGCTCAAACCCGGCGATCACATCATCATCCCCAATGACGCATATGGCGGAACATTCCGCCTCATTGACAAGATTTTTGCGAAGTGGGGGATCGATTACACACCAGTGGCAATTAACGATCTCGATGAGGTGCAATCCGCGCTTACTGATCGGACGCGGCTGGTATGGGCTGAGTCCCCAACCAATCCGCTCCTAACCATTGCGGATATCCCTGCTCTGGCTAAAGTCGCGCACAGCGTGAACGCCCGGTTGGTGGTTGACAATACGTTTGCTACTCCGGCTTTGCAGCAACCGTTATCGCTTGGTGCAGACATCGTCGTCCATTCGACTACGAAATACATCGGTGGGCACTCTGATGTGGTTGGCGGAGCAGTAGTGACGTCGGATCAAGAGGTCGATGATGAGGTTGCTTTCCTGCAGAATTCAGCCGGTGCAATTGCCGGGCCCTTCGATTCATTCCTTACCCTGCGTGGACTGAGGAGTCTGCCAGTCCGGATGGAGCGACACAGCGCGAATGCCCAGGCCATAGCTAACCGATTGGCTGATCACCCCGCGGTTAAAGAGGTCATTTATCCAGGGTTGGAGAGCCATCCCGGGCACGCGGTTGCCGCTGCTCAAATGTCTCACTTCGGCGGCATGGTCTCTCTTCGCCTCGCTGACCACGATGCGGCACAGCGTCTATGCAAGAACACATCGGTCTTTACACTTGCCGAATCGCTTGGCGGCGTTGAATCACTGATCGAGCATCCGGCAGCCATGACCCATGCGTCGACAGCGGGATCAGTGCTGGAAGTTCCCGATGATTTAGTTCGACTTTCGGTTGGTCTAGAATCCGCCGAAGACCTTATCGCCGACCTATTACAGGCACTTGACTAGTTACCACACCTGGGCCGGTAGCACACCTTCAATCGACGCATCCCTGGAACGATTAGCTAAAGATTTGGTAGTGGTCCACGACCCTGCTATCCTGATTGACACGACCGTCCGACGTGGTGGAAATCCACGCGGGCTACAAGCGGAGGATGCTCCCACCACGTGACCGCCGAAAGGTTGGACTCTGGTAGAAGGTTACCGATAAGTTTTGGCTTACGCTCAGGACTTATGTGTTGAGCCTTGGTAGCATCCCCGTCTTACAGAGTGGATCTGTAAAGCGGGGATTCTTTTATGGCGCAGCAAAGGAACCCACTCCTCAGGTGTTGGAACTCGTGCATTATGCGCACTCGTGAAAATGCCTGTGAGTCCGGTTCAAAGGTTTATCCAGCGCTTGTAGCACGTCAGTGCGGCCAGACCAGTCAATGTTCATCCCTATTGAGGAGTCTCACATCAGCGCTGAAGCTCGCATTAATGAGCGAATTCGTGTCCCCGAAGTTCGACTCGTTGGCCCTAGTGGCGAACAGGTTGGAATCGTGCGTACCGACGATGCTCGCAAGCTCGCCTATGACGCCGATCTTGATCTTGTCGAGGTTGCGCCACGTGCAAAACCACCTGTGGCCAAGATCATGGATTACGGCAAGTACAAGTACGAGCAAGCACAAAAGGCTCGCGAATCTCGCCGCAACCAGCAGCAGACCGTCGTCAAGGAACAAAAGTTCCGGCCCAAGATTGACGATCATGATTATGAGACTAAGAAGGGCAATGTTGTCCGGTTCTTGGAGAAAGGCTCCAAGGTGAAGGTCACAATCATGTTCCGTGGTCGCGAGCAGTCTCGTCCGGAATTAGGTTTCCGGTTGCTCGAGCGCTTGGCTGATGACGTCGCCGATGCCGGCGTCGTTGAATCTCGGCCCAAGCAAGATGGTCGCAACATGACTATGGTTCTCGGTCCTGTGCGTCGCAAAGGTAAGAAGTAGTCCTTCTCACAACGACAGGGCAGTGCATGAACTGCTGAGGGATTCCCGTGCGTTTCTTTCGGCGAGTGCTCTGCCCAGTGTGGCGTGAGCCGAGAAGTCGTAGATCGATTCGCGACGATCTCGGCAGCGTGCAAGACCAACTCATTCAATTTGTGCAAAGGAAAATCGGCAGTGAAGCAGAAGACCCACAGCGGAATTAAGAAGCGCATCAAGAAGACGGGCTCCGGCAAACTCCGCCGCGAGCAGGCTAATCGCCGTCACCTTCTCGAGGGCAAGCCATCGACCCGCACCCGTCGTTTGAAGGGCGATACTTCCGTTTCCCGTAACGACACCAAGCGCGTTAATCGGCTCCTGGGCGAGGGCTAGAAATCACCCGCTCGGTAACACCCCCGACTAGATAGAAGGAAGTAACACTGTGGCTCGTGTGAAGCGTTCAGTTAATGCTAAGAAGAAGCGTCGCGAGGTCCTGAAGTCCGCTAAGGGCTACCGCGGACAGCGTTCCCGCCTGTACCGTAAGGCTAAGGAGCAGATGCTCCACTCGAAGACTTACGAGTTCCGGGATCGTCGTGCGAAGAAGGGCGATTTCCGCAAACTGTGGATCACTCGTATTAATGCAGCGGCCCGCCAGAACGACATGACCTACAACCGCCTCATCCAGGGTCTCCGCCTCGCTGGCGTAGACATTGATCGCAAGAACCTTGCTGATCTCGCAGTCTCGGATGAGCAGGCATTCTCCGCATTGTGTGCGGCTGCTAAAGACGCTTTGCCCGAGGATGTTAACGCCCCGGCGAAGTAGTTTTTAGCTTCCCTCGGCTCCACACCATCAGCGTGTGTCATCGCATCTTCCTGTGATGGTCACTGCTAGTACATCGTGGGGGCGGGGTATGTTTTTTCGTCGCTCCATTGAGAGCGACGTTTTCTTTATATTGAGTGAAGTCGGGTCAACCACAAGCAAGCTTGGTTTCCTGAGAGAATTTTTGACTCCATACACCATTCATAGCGGCCCGCCGTTCACAAGAATTGAAAAGAATTGCTGAGTGATGTGCGATCACGTGGATAACATTTCCGAAACGTCTACCGATTATCCCCACCATCGTTTAACCGATGATCGACCAGATCAGGTTTTTACGGTACGAACTCCGAGGATTATCGCAGCCCGGAAGCTACTTAAGTCGGCTGGCCGACGAAAAGAAAAGAAGTTTCTTGTCGAGGGCTTCAATGGGGTAGAGGGTGCTTTATCGGCCGGAGTCGCCAAAGAAGTGTTTGTGGCCGATAGCGCCTGGGACAAATTTTCCACGTTACGAGAGTTGGCTCGCGAACAACATGTTCCGGTGAGCGTAATCGATGATAAAGCTGCTTCAGCCTTATCGGAGACAGTAAGCCATAGCGGAGTATGCGCCACCTGCCAATTACTCTCCACATCAGTGGAATCATGTATCAACCGCGCGCGACGTGGACGTGGCCTCGTCGCCGTCGGAATTGATATGTCTGATCCGGGTAACGCTGGGACGTTTATCCGAACGGCCGATGCCGTTGGTGCGGACTGCGTTGTGTTCCTGGGAAATTCGGTTGACATTCACAATGGCAAGACGGTGA of Corynebacterium kroppenstedtii DSM 44385 contains these proteins:
- a CDS encoding TrmH family RNA methyltransferase — its product is MDNISETSTDYPHHRLTDDRPDQVFTVRTPRIIAARKLLKSAGRRKEKKFLVEGFNGVEGALSAGVAKEVFVADSAWDKFSTLRELAREQHVPVSVIDDKAASALSETVSHSGVCATCQLLSTSVESCINRARRGRGLVAVGIDMSDPGNAGTFIRTADAVGADCVVFLGNSVDIHNGKTVRSAAGSVFRIPIGRERDITNSLADLSSAGFQIVATTIDGETSLDDAADDAAQWRIRRVQATEGVGGTEDTGASSNPPMMTRPSAWLFGNEAHGLSTDVVDFANVRVRIPIRGSAESFNVAGAAAITLYEASRALSLSHGIDRL